The Triticum urartu cultivar G1812 chromosome 5, Tu2.1, whole genome shotgun sequence genome contains the following window.
GACTTTGATGTACAATTATTCAGTGGTATTTGTAGTGGTTTATTTGACCCATATATCTTTTTTCAGAAAAAATAGACATAGCAAAAGAAATCTACCAAAATTCGATATAACTGCAAGAGTGGTTTGCTATCCTTAACCCAACCAATAAGTGTTTTTTCCATGACACATCCCAGTCACATTTTCCCATCATGTCATACCAGTCTTTGAATATATGTCAGCACCAAAACAAGGATGCGGACCAATATGTGGTTAGATGGTTAGGTGAATCGTGGACGGCGGTATCCCCAGGCCACTAGGGTTCAAGTTCTGATGCTCGTATTATCATGGATtcatttcaggatttccggcgatacATGCTCAGTGGAAGGAGACGTTCCCCTTGACTACGAGGTGTCTATGGTGATTTTGTCAATTTCAAAATGATTTGCCGGTtcagtctttcggaggtgctcataaaAATAGGGTATGCGTATGCCTTCACAATTCACAGGGATGAGTGTGCACACATGATCGCCTGTGTCTGTTCTTTGTTCTCAAAAACAAAAGGCACCAAAACGAGGATGTGATCCTGCCACACTATCGAGACCGTCTTGACGTCCGACTCGTGCGTAACAACATCACATCCTCCCAGAGAAAAAGTTGCACGTAGCTAAGTGTGGTCCGTGCATGCAGAGAAATACGGATCGTACCTGTTTGTGACGCAAGACCAGGCgaccccgaggacgcccgcgtaaACGTTGGGATTCCGTGCCACCTTGAGCCAGACCGCTCTCACCAACGGCCATACCggctcgcgccgcctcctcccctccgcgccgccgtcctccacgTCGTCGTCGCTCGCtgaaaccgccgccgccgcgtcagGCTTCCCTGCGCCACCACCGCACGCACGCCTCGCCTCGAACGCCAGCAGCAGCAGCGGAAAGTAGACGATGATCTGCACCACCGATATCTGCACGACGAGGTCTCGCGCCCACCCGCCGTACATGGCGTCCAGCAGCGGCACGCCCACCACGAGCGTGTTGTTCAGCGTCGCCAGCGAGAAGCCGGTGATGCACCACGAGGAGGCCAGCTCCCCGCCGCGCTTGGCGCCGGCGCGGCAGCAGCGCGTGGACGCGGCGGCCCAGGCGGCGAGCGCCAGCGCGACGGCGAGCTTGGAGAGCGCGTCGGCGGCGAGGACGCGGTAGTTGAGCGCGTAGGGGTCCATGCGCGCGGCGAAGTCGAAGGCGAAGAAGGGCACCGCGAAGTAGGCCACGAGGCGGTTCACGGCGTCGCACTGGTCCGGCGTGAAGAGCTTCCACCACCGCACCGAGCCGTAGCCGAGGCCCAGGGCGAAGTAGAGCGGCGCCATGGCGGCCACCACCTTGTACACGTCGCCCCATCCGATCATCTCCTCCGCCACGCTCTGTTCGTGTGTCACAACTCACAACTCACAAGCGGGCGATGTGTTTCGGTGCCGTTTCTAGGTAGGTGCCTATATGTGGGGCTCGAGGTTGCAGTTGCATGCATGTATACGGAACATATTCTGATTTGCAGAACTTTGGCATCGAACAGAAAGTAAGAAAGGGATTCACAGTCAGCATCAGCATCATTTCACCAAGGATAGCCGTAGTGCGCAGCGCAACCTCCGCACTCTACCGCTATCGCTCATTCTTCTCCCTCCTCTTGTCTTTTCTTCCTCGCCGCCCACTGCCCCCTCCACTCCCGGTGATCAGGGCATTCTCTGCTTATTTTTCCATTCACGTCAATATGGAAACAATGATTATGTCTCAAGCATGGGAAGTATTAAGGCTTCTTTGGGAAGACCATCATGATTCATGCATGGCTAGGTTTATAAAATTAATCTATTGGAAGAACTTTTTAGGTCTCTTTTTATTTGCGGGTGAACTTTTAGGtctctttgattcaaaggattttgAAAGAAATCTTAAAGGATACTAATTCTTAGGACCTTTTTCCTACATGGGTTGTTTGTTTCGCAGGATTATAATTCATACTATTTTTTCCTTGGGATTGCTTCATAATAGATTTCATAGAAAAATTTCCATCCACCTCGACCTTGTATGAAGATTACTATGTTTATCCTGCGCATAATCAAATGTCTATACAATCTCATGAGCCGCTCTTTTTATTTCTCTTGGAGAATGCTTAAATCGGCAAAGCAATCTGCACTGCCGCCGCACTACGCCTTGCACTGAATTACAGCCAATAAAGTTACGACTTAGAATAGTACACGCAACTCTAGAATTGTTGATCGAAATTAAGAAACAAAAGGCATATGTGCTTACTGCTTAGTAGTCGTCATGGCTCCTATTATGAGCGTCAAACGGGAATCCGGATTGTGCACGATGCTCCTCATGTCTGCCACTCGCAGGGTGCATGCTTGAGACAGATGCAGCTCCTACGGCATCCCAAGCAGTGAGAGCCACTGACCCTCTTGTACCATTCGACTGAGCTCACGGTTAAGATCGAGAATATATTATTCCTCCATCAGTGCGTTTTATTCCTGTAGATATCACAGAGCATGACAGAAGGAATCGTACAAAAGGTTTTTGTATCTCTGTAGCTATACGTTTTGCAGGTTCTTTTTAGACTTTTTACGGATTTTGTTAGAATTCACGAACTGTCAGGGGAATATGTAAGCGAGAGAACTGAGCACGCACAAACGAGCGAGTGTCATCACTGTACATCTCTTCTGCGCCAATTTTCTCCTGTGGAAGGCACAGGTCATGCTCGTTCTGTCTGCGCAGAACCCTCAATGATGGTCAAGGTGGCGCAGCAGCGGTACCATCAGGGTACCCAAGGAGGTTCTATCGAGCATAACCTGCATTTTCCAAGGAGAGAATTGGCACAGGTGAGATGAACGGTGATGAAGCCGATGAAGGGATGGTGGCGGCAGGGCCATATAGATGGAGCACCAGTAACGTGGGAGGTCATGCCACTCATGGATGATGGACGATGTGGCACGGGAGACATGAGATGAGGCCGTGGCTCTAATGTTAAATTGACAAAGATGGTTTTGCTCTCAGATGCTCCTTGGGAGTTTGCCTCCATTTATAGTCTCAACTTGAGAATCAAGATACAATCGAAACGAATAAATTACTAGGATATTGCGATCCCTAcacaatcaaaaaatatctctAATTCATCATATGCCGAATACTACGAGATACTTACGCTAGCAACATGAACAAGGTGCACAAGTCCTGAGTCCAAGGAGAGCCTTCTTGTAAGTGAAGTAGATCATGGAAGTGTATGTGTGACGCATCCGTGTTTAGCATAAGCAACGAGTACAAGGAGTCGGTTGGTTTAGATTAGGCTTCGGTCTCATCATCAACCTACACAAAGAGGAGAACATACCTTACCCTAACAAATCAGATTACAACAAATTGAATGAACGCGTGCTACCCAAAAGCTCTAGAAGGTTTGGTTTATAATCCGCCATTCCTTCGCCGCCTCGGtccccttcctctctccctccggCGGTTTGTCCCCGGTTAGAGGGGTGGAGACTTGTCCCTTttgttcttcttcttttccaTAGATGTTTATTTCCCTAATTTCATCGGATGAGGTGGTGGCAGCAATGATACATTGAAATAAGGTCTCTCGGGCCTCTCCTTACCTTATCGACGTTTGGTTCGATGCCGATGAAGGGCAGGtgttgtcatatttgttgtcttTCTTTGGACCATGGTAGTTGGTGTGCAAAGTATGGGAGGCAGTTGGCTGGATCTTGGTGCGACGACTTTAACCTCCTTTTTGAGTTATTACGTAGCTTGGCCCGGTTTTCCAACCATCTAGACTAGTGGTGAAGGACTATATAACCTGGAATGTGTGTGTAGGGGGGGGGGGTGATGCCCCAACCGATATTACTTCAGCAGTTACTAGATCTCATTTCTAGTGTCGAGTGGCTATTTCGGCTTCAAAGTCTTGTATGGCTAGGGCATTGGTAGGTGTCCTTTTCCCTTACTGATTCTTCTTTGCATTTTTCAAGCTCCGACAGACAGTGTACAATTGAAGGAAGATGACGGCTAGGATGGTTTTCATTGTGATACTATTATTTGTTGGTCACATTTCATCTTGTTGTATTTCCATTGTATTGCATATTGTTTATATTGATCATATTCAGTAATAGATGCCCTTTGGGTGTCTTTTCTGATGAGAAAAGGCGGTGTTCCTTGATACAATGGTTAACACGTCCAATTTAACATGCCCACTCACATATTTACCATGTTGAGATTGGTTTTAAAATCTTCTAGTTGTTGTCTTTCTAAGGCTTTGGTGAAACCATTTCGAATTTAACCAACTGTGGAAACAAAATCACATTTTGGGTCAAGATGGCAACGGGGATGGAACCCGCAGGGTTTTGCTTGCTCAAACCCTCCGgaacatgcagaaaacagcaacCGGCACTAGGCActgagttaataggttagttcccaaaaatgatataaatatAACATATAAAGCACACAAGAttaataatataatagcatgaaacaatcaaaaattatagatacgttggagacgtatcaataagcCCTCTGAATTTAGAGTCTAACGCATAGTAATGGATCTATTAAATGACAAAGATAAAAATGTTTTATAAAGCTTGACTTGTTACTAATAGTTTATGACAAGATCAAAGGAGttagctactccctccgtctagaaatacttgtcatcaaaatggataaaagaaGATGTAtcgacgtattttagttctagatatatctttttttatccattttgatcaCAAGTATTTTCGAACGGAGGGGGTATAATGAAATTGTCTCGTCATGGCAATACTTAAAGTAAGTTCGGGTTAAACTAGCAGTTACTATATATTTCAGTTATGAGATATAATAGGTGGATGTCAAAAGGatttgatgtagggtagaaccctagtggcccgatctttcacgaaaggagcggatcccgcgaa
Protein-coding sequences here:
- the LOC125509880 gene encoding probable auxin efflux carrier component 5b, yielding MIGWGDVYKVVAAMAPLYFALGLGYGSVRWWKLFTPDQCDAVNRLVAYFAVPFFAFDFAARMDPYALNYRVLAADALSKLAVALALAAWAAASTRCCRAGAKRGGELASSWCITGFSLATLNNTLVVGVPLLDAMYGGWARDLVVQISVVQIIVYFPLLLLAFEARRACGGGAGKPDAAAAVSASDDDVEDGGAEGRRRREPVWPLVRAVWLKVARNPNVYAGVLGVAWSCVTNRWHIVTPSIIEGSVLIMSRTGVGLAMFSMGLFMALQEKIIVCGAGLTALGMALRFVAGPAATAAGAVALGLRGDVLRLAIIQAALPQSITTFVFAKEYGLHADVLSTAVIFGTLASLPVLIVYYIVLGFVG